A region of Streptomyces sp. TG1A-60 DNA encodes the following proteins:
- a CDS encoding CBM35 domain-containing protein, whose translation MTPGNNGASTPEDDDPFGYLYADGQARGAQPPTASYGYPNAVNRVRPVGERQYGQQTQQAPQAPTAQYGQVPQQQGGYGQPNANYQAPEAFPGGPQATRQQTRGNAGGGGRGGGPNTKGLLIGAIAVVAAVVIGISVAIIVGDDSEDTAGNDTGASTTPTAEENTEPSPSASKSKEAETAELPKAEAKTLLLGGNAAIASDISGAKSDGGFYVGNFNSVGSSVTWKADDVPESGKYTLYVIYGVPGKDADATLTVNGTAQGRDLNLANFAKAAEGDYEKGWTNTYANVQLNKGSNQIKISCEDGNSCDVNFDQLYLRKGWKS comes from the coding sequence ATGACGCCCGGCAACAACGGCGCGAGCACGCCCGAGGACGACGACCCGTTCGGCTACCTCTACGCCGACGGGCAGGCCCGAGGAGCCCAACCGCCCACAGCGAGCTACGGCTACCCGAACGCGGTCAACCGGGTGCGACCGGTCGGCGAACGCCAGTACGGGCAGCAGACCCAGCAGGCCCCACAGGCCCCCACCGCGCAGTACGGGCAGGTCCCGCAGCAGCAGGGCGGCTACGGCCAGCCGAACGCGAACTACCAGGCCCCGGAGGCGTTCCCCGGCGGCCCCCAGGCGACTCGCCAGCAGACGCGCGGCAACGCCGGGGGCGGCGGTCGTGGCGGCGGCCCCAACACCAAGGGGCTGCTGATCGGCGCGATCGCCGTCGTGGCCGCCGTCGTGATCGGCATCAGTGTCGCCATCATCGTCGGCGACGACAGCGAGGACACGGCCGGCAACGACACGGGCGCCTCCACGACGCCCACGGCCGAGGAGAACACCGAGCCCAGCCCGTCGGCCAGCAAGTCCAAGGAGGCGGAGACCGCCGAACTCCCGAAGGCGGAGGCCAAGACGCTCCTCCTCGGGGGCAACGCGGCCATCGCGTCCGACATCTCCGGTGCCAAGTCGGACGGCGGGTTCTACGTCGGCAACTTCAACTCGGTCGGTTCGTCGGTGACGTGGAAGGCGGACGACGTCCCGGAGAGCGGCAAGTACACGCTGTACGTCATCTACGGCGTCCCGGGCAAGGACGCCGACGCCACTCTCACGGTCAACGGCACCGCTCAGGGCCGCGACCTCAACCTCGCCAACTTCGCGAAGGCCGCAGAGGGCGACTACGAGAAGGGCTGGACGAACACCTATGCGAACGTCCAGCTGAACAAGGGCAGCAACCAGATCAAGATCTCCTGCGAAGACGGAAATTCCTGCGACGTCAACTTCGACCAGCTGTACCTGAGAAAGGGATGGAAGAGCTGA
- the nagA gene encoding N-acetylglucosamine-6-phosphate deacetylase, with amino-acid sequence MAPALSDTGSDSAPTGARGSADHATTAARARTAPADPQPPSTSHPYVLEGANVVLPTGTVNNGRVVIDGGRITARAPENAPAIDVRNHWVLPGFVDLHNHGGGGASFTSGTVEDVLRGIHTHRLHGTTTLVASTVTGDLDGLAHRAGLLSELAEQGDIAGIHFEGPFISPCRKGAHSGELLRDPDPADVRRLIDAARGRAAMVTLATELPGGLDSVRLLAEHGVIAAIGHTDATYEQTVQAIDAGATVATHLFNAMPPLGHREPGPITALLEDERITVELINDGTHLHPAALQLAFRHAGAGRVAFITDAMDAAGYGDGSYMLGPLEVRVAGGVARLVEGGSIAGSTLTLDRAFRRAVTVDRLPVEDAVTALCANPAKLLGVYDRVGSLEPGKDADLVLLDADFRLTGVLRKGEWVKDPRLT; translated from the coding sequence ATGGCACCCGCACTTTCCGACACCGGGTCCGACAGCGCTCCCACAGGGGCGCGGGGCAGTGCCGACCACGCGACGACCGCCGCGCGGGCGCGAACAGCCCCCGCAGACCCGCAGCCGCCGAGCACATCGCACCCCTACGTCCTCGAAGGCGCCAACGTCGTCCTGCCCACCGGCACCGTCAACAACGGCCGAGTGGTCATCGACGGCGGCAGAATCACCGCGCGCGCCCCCGAGAACGCCCCCGCGATCGACGTACGAAACCACTGGGTGCTCCCCGGTTTCGTCGACCTCCACAACCACGGCGGAGGCGGAGCCTCCTTCACGTCCGGCACCGTCGAGGACGTGCTCCGCGGCATCCACACCCACCGCCTCCACGGCACCACCACCCTCGTCGCCTCCACCGTCACCGGCGACCTGGACGGCCTCGCCCACCGCGCCGGCCTCCTGTCCGAACTGGCCGAGCAGGGCGACATCGCCGGCATCCACTTCGAGGGCCCGTTCATCTCCCCGTGCCGCAAGGGCGCGCACTCCGGGGAACTGCTCCGCGACCCCGACCCGGCGGACGTCCGCAGGCTGATCGACGCGGCGCGCGGCCGGGCCGCGATGGTCACCCTCGCCACCGAGCTCCCCGGCGGCCTCGACTCCGTACGCCTCCTCGCCGAGCACGGCGTCATCGCGGCGATCGGGCACACGGACGCCACGTACGAGCAGACGGTCCAGGCCATCGACGCGGGCGCGACCGTGGCGACCCATCTGTTCAACGCGATGCCCCCGCTCGGCCACCGCGAGCCCGGCCCGATCACGGCGCTCCTGGAGGACGAGCGGATCACGGTCGAGCTGATCAACGACGGTACGCACCTGCACCCCGCCGCCCTCCAGCTGGCGTTCCGGCACGCGGGCGCCGGCCGGGTCGCCTTCATCACCGACGCCATGGACGCGGCCGGCTACGGCGACGGCAGCTACATGCTCGGCCCGCTGGAGGTGCGGGTCGCCGGCGGAGTGGCCCGCCTGGTGGAGGGCGGCTCCATCGCGGGCTCGACCCTCACCCTGGACCGCGCCTTCCGGCGCGCCGTCACCGTCGACCGCCTCCCGGTCGAGGACGCCGTCACCGCCCTCTGCGCCAACCCCGCGAAACTCCTCGGCGTCTACGACCGCGTCGGCTCCCTCGAGCCGGGCAAGGACGCCGACCTCGTACTCCTCGACGCGGACTTCCGGCTGACCGGCGTGCTACGGAAGGGCGAATGGGTGAAGGATCCCCGACTGACCTGA
- a CDS encoding ROK family protein — protein MRHVIALDVGGTGMKAALVGADGTPSGGGPGVRPALLHRARRATGRERGPDAVVASVLDFAAELRAYGERRFGEPASAAGVAVPGIVDSDRGLAVYAANLGWRDVPLRALLAERLGGLPVALGHDVRTGGLAEGRVGAGRGADRFLFVALGTGIAGAIGVDGRVEAGAHGFAGEIGHIVVRPRGAPCPCGQRGCLERFASAAAVGEAWAEATGDPEADAADCAKAVESGDPRAGAVWQHAVDALADGLVTALTLLDPRTLVIGGGLAEAGETLFTPLRAAVERRVTFQKVPAIVPAALGDTAGCLGAGLMAWDLITTTPPKGPSEVTS, from the coding sequence GTGAGACATGTCATCGCCCTCGATGTGGGCGGCACCGGGATGAAGGCCGCACTGGTCGGGGCGGACGGCACGCCGTCCGGAGGGGGGCCCGGCGTCCGGCCCGCGCTGTTGCACCGGGCGCGCCGCGCCACGGGGCGCGAGCGCGGCCCGGACGCCGTCGTCGCGTCCGTCCTCGACTTCGCGGCCGAGCTGCGCGCGTACGGCGAACGGCGCTTCGGCGAGCCGGCGTCCGCCGCCGGCGTCGCCGTCCCCGGCATCGTCGACTCCGACCGGGGCCTCGCCGTGTACGCCGCGAACCTGGGCTGGCGCGACGTCCCGCTGCGCGCACTGCTCGCCGAGCGCCTCGGCGGGTTGCCGGTCGCCCTCGGCCACGACGTGCGCACCGGCGGGCTCGCCGAGGGGCGCGTGGGCGCGGGCCGGGGCGCCGACCGCTTTCTCTTCGTGGCGCTCGGCACCGGGATCGCCGGCGCGATCGGCGTCGACGGCCGGGTGGAGGCGGGCGCCCACGGCTTCGCGGGCGAGATCGGCCACATCGTCGTACGGCCCCGGGGCGCGCCCTGTCCCTGCGGGCAGCGGGGCTGTCTGGAACGGTTCGCCTCGGCGGCGGCCGTCGGCGAAGCCTGGGCGGAGGCGACCGGCGACCCCGAGGCCGACGCGGCGGACTGCGCCAAGGCCGTCGAGTCGGGCGACCCCCGCGCGGGCGCCGTCTGGCAGCACGCCGTCGACGCCCTCGCCGACGGCCTCGTCACCGCCCTCACCCTGCTGGACCCGCGCACCCTCGTCATCGGCGGCGGCCTCGCCGAGGCCGGTGAAACCCTGTTCACACCCCTGCGGGCCGCCGTCGAACGCCGGGTGACCTTCCAGAAGGTGCCCGCCATCGTCCCGGCCGCGCTGGGAGACACGGCGGGCTGCCTGGGCGCCGGACTGATGGCCTGGGACCTCATCACCACCACGCCCCCCAAGGGCCCTTCGGAGGTAACCAGCTGA
- a CDS encoding extracellular solute-binding protein: MTAALTALGLMAMLAGCGATEADGPGVTLKLVAADYGASRANSSQKYWDALVKAYEKDHPGVEIDVSVHSWNDVDRKVREMVATGEAPDMAQIGTYADYASAGRLYEVEDLLSIPVQAGFLSRLADAGKVRRVSYGMPFAASTRVLFYNKKLFAEAGADSAPRSWNELRAAAEDLDAAGVETPYALPLGPEEAQAETMQWLLGGGAGYTDDVGTYQLDSPDNVRTFTWLKDELVDRGLTGPTAPAELNRADAFRAFARGEVGMLNGHPSLMRMAADQGVEYGTAAMPGRDGRARATLGVTDWMMAFRQNGHGEEIGDFLDFVYSDENVLAFSREYDLLPVTASASQAMARDKDDADLAPFLDELPGAVLYPVGKTSWADVSAAVKERIGRAVRRDAKPRAVLEQLQQTATVADRAE; this comes from the coding sequence GTGACAGCGGCTCTGACCGCGCTGGGACTGATGGCGATGCTTGCGGGCTGCGGGGCCACGGAGGCCGACGGGCCGGGCGTCACCCTGAAACTGGTCGCCGCGGACTACGGCGCCTCCAGGGCGAACAGCTCCCAGAAGTACTGGGACGCGCTCGTTAAGGCGTACGAGAAGGACCACCCGGGCGTCGAGATCGACGTCAGCGTCCACTCCTGGAACGACGTCGACCGCAAGGTCAGGGAGATGGTCGCCACCGGTGAGGCGCCCGACATGGCGCAGATCGGCACCTACGCCGACTACGCCTCGGCCGGCAGGCTCTACGAGGTCGAGGACCTGCTCTCCATCCCCGTCCAGGCCGGCTTCCTCAGCCGGCTCGCCGACGCGGGCAAGGTGCGGCGGGTGTCGTACGGGATGCCGTTCGCCGCGTCCACACGCGTGCTCTTCTACAACAAGAAGCTCTTCGCCGAGGCGGGCGCCGACAGTGCCCCGCGCAGCTGGAACGAGCTGCGGGCCGCCGCCGAGGACCTCGACGCGGCCGGCGTCGAGACCCCCTACGCGCTGCCGCTCGGGCCCGAGGAGGCCCAGGCCGAGACCATGCAGTGGCTGCTCGGCGGCGGCGCCGGCTACACCGACGACGTCGGCACCTACCAGCTCGACTCCCCCGACAACGTCCGCACCTTCACCTGGCTCAAGGACGAACTCGTCGACAGGGGCCTCACGGGGCCCACCGCTCCCGCCGAGCTGAACCGCGCCGACGCGTTCCGGGCGTTCGCCCGGGGCGAGGTCGGCATGCTCAACGGCCACCCCAGCCTGATGCGCATGGCCGCCGACCAGGGCGTCGAGTACGGCACGGCCGCCATGCCGGGCCGCGACGGGCGGGCCCGCGCCACCCTGGGGGTCACCGACTGGATGATGGCCTTCAGGCAGAACGGCCACGGTGAGGAGATCGGCGACTTCCTCGACTTCGTCTACAGCGACGAGAACGTGCTCGCCTTCTCCCGCGAGTACGACCTCCTGCCGGTGACCGCCTCCGCGTCGCAGGCCATGGCCCGGGACAAGGACGACGCGGATCTCGCGCCGTTCCTCGACGAGCTTCCCGGCGCCGTGCTGTACCCCGTCGGCAAGACGTCCTGGGCGGACGTCAGCGCGGCGGTCAAGGAGCGGATAGGCCGGGCGGTGCGGCGCGACGCGAAGCCGCGGGCGGTGCTTGAGCAGCTGCAGCAGACGGCGACCGTGGCGGATCGCGCGGAGTGA